The DNA window CTCTGTTTCTGATCTGGAAAGCGCGATCCTTGCCGCCGGCGGTCGCCTGGCCTCTCCGACGCCCCCTGTTCGTCGCAGAAAAGCGCCCCGCTCGCATGCCGATGACAGCCAGGTATCGGCCACCCCGCTGGCGCGCCGTCTGGCCGGCAAGCTGGGTATCAACTTGCATGACTGCCGAAGCAGCGGTTCACGCGGCCGGGTGAGTCGCGATGATGTGCTGGCCGCGGCGTTGTTACTCGACGAGCACCCGCAGACCAGCCCGGTACAGGAGAGTACCCCGGTACCCTTTGAGAGCATCCCCATGTCCGGTATGCGGCGGGCTATCGCCTCTCGCCTGCAAACGTCCAAGCAACAGTCTCCCCATTTCCGTTTGAGCATCGATCTCGATCTGGAAAGACTGTTAGCGCTACGTCAGGAAATTAACCGCGAAGTACCCGGCGTCAAGATTTCGGTTAATGACCTGCTGGTGAAGGCCTGCGCCCTGGCGCTGGTGGCCGTGCCTGACGTCAACATTCAGTTTGATGAAGCGACACAAAGTATCCGCCGCTTTGCGGATGCCGACATTTCGGTGGCCGTTGCGCTGCCTGCCGGGCTAATTACCCCTATTGTTCGCTCGGCGAACCGGAAATCAATTAGCGACATATCGAACGAAATTCACTCGCTGGTGACCAGGGCCAAAGCGGGCACGCTGAAGCCGGAAGAGTTCCAGGGGGGGACCTTTAGCGTGTCAAATCTGGGGATGCTCGGCGTCCGGCAGTTTGACGCCATCATCAATCCACCGCAAAGCGCAATCCTCGCCATTGGCGCCGGCGAAATGCGGGCGGTAGTTCGCGACGGGCAAATCGTCGCGCGCCAGCAAATGACGGTATCGCTATCCTGCGATCACCGGGTTATCGATGGCGCGGCAGGTGCGGCTTTTCTCCGGGAACTCAGGCGACTGGCTGAAACCCCAACCTTGATGTTTATCCAGGAGACGAGCTATGCACGATAAATACGATGTGCTGATCATCGGCGGTGGTCCTGGAGGATATGTGGCCGCCATCCGTGCCGGCCAGCTAGGGCTTCGTACCGCATTAGTGGAGAAACAACATCTGGGCGGCATTTGCCTGAACTGGGGATGCATTCCAACCAAGGCGCTGTTGCATGGCGCTGAGGTCGCGCACAGTATCACCCATGCCAGTCAGCTGGGCATCAGCGTGGGTGAGGTGAACATCGATCTGCAGAAA is part of the Klebsiella quasipneumoniae subsp. quasipneumoniae genome and encodes:
- a CDS encoding 2-oxo acid dehydrogenase subunit E2 — protein: MSEIKTLEMPKWGLSMEEGLLARWAIQEGDSFTPGQEICEIETSKIVNVLEAPFAGTLRRILAREGETLQVGAVLALAADASVSDADLDEFAATLATAKSAAPGTEAAAPDVAAQAGAKPPSVVSPPSNSPEPPVGQTDIPVSLQGVTDVTQVNATPHALRLSARWGVDLKKVRGSGRGDRISVSDLESAILAAGGRLASPTPPVRRRKAPRSHADDSQVSATPLARRLAGKLGINLHDCRSSGSRGRVSRDDVLAAALLLDEHPQTSPVQESTPVPFESIPMSGMRRAIASRLQTSKQQSPHFRLSIDLDLERLLALRQEINREVPGVKISVNDLLVKACALALVAVPDVNIQFDEATQSIRRFADADISVAVALPAGLITPIVRSANRKSISDISNEIHSLVTRAKAGTLKPEEFQGGTFSVSNLGMLGVRQFDAIINPPQSAILAIGAGEMRAVVRDGQIVARQQMTVSLSCDHRVIDGAAGAAFLRELRRLAETPTLMFIQETSYAR